The nucleotide sequence AAAATACATAGAGCAACTGTGACCGACGCAAATCTTAATTATGTCGGTTCCATAACTATTGATGCTGAACTTTTGAACGCAGCAAATCTTTCAGAAGGTCAAAAAGTCGAAATATTGGACATCAATAACGGCGAAAGATTTCAAACATATATTATTGCAGGTAAAAAAGGACAACGTGATATTTGCCTAAACGGAGCGGCTGCAAGAAAAGTCGCAATCGGCGACAAAGTTATTATCGTTGCCTATGCGGCTATGACTCCTGAGGAAGCTAAAACTTTCAAGCCGACAATTGTACACGTTGACGAAAATAATAATATTAAAGCCTAAAACTAAAAATCTATGTCAGCTTCAACATCGAGTGTTTCCATTCTATCATCGGGAGCACTTTTAAAAAGTTCAATTTTTTCAAGAGCTAAATCCAAATCCACTTTTAAAAGCTCATTTTCTTTTAAATGAAGCGTTTTAATAAACTCATCAGGCAAAATAACACAATATTCACCATCTTTTTTTAACAATTTTGTTTTCATCTAAGCCTCCGTATATTTTGTTTTTTATTATTCTCAAAAAACAAAAAAACAAAAAGCTACACATCGGCTATAAACTTTAATAATAAGACTTTTAGGACAAATATGACTTTGAGTGGATTAAAAATATCAAAACCCCATTGAAAACAAAGCTCCATAACACCTCCACATATATATGTTTGAGCTAATAGCCAACTACTACATATTCATACCTATAAAAGTCAAAACTAAAATATAAATTACTCAATACTACGTTTACCATTTGCCAAAAAGCATTCGTGAGATATTTCATTCAAATGTAGCTGAGATAAACTTTCATAGTTTATAATAGCGGCATTTGTACGAATTATATCACTTTTTATACTACTTTAAATAGAAGCAATTAACCGTCAATATGAATTGCCGAAAATCTGTATGCTTCAAATGTCTTGGAAAAATAATCGGGTCGCAAACCGGCTTTCTGTTTTAAAGAATTTAAAAACATAACTTTTTCAGGTAATTGTTCCCAAACAGATGGCAAATATACAGCCTGATGAGCCCCATCTTTTATTATTATTCCATCTTCAAAGGGTTTGATTTTTTGCAATAAATCTTGCTCCCCGGAAAATTCAATTTTCATTGGTGCTGATAATAAAGAAATAGAAATATCAAGATTGTCAAATTCATCTTCCGTCAAAGGAGCAAACCTAGGGTCTTGAAAAGCAGCAGCTGAAGCATTGTTTATTAAATCAGCAATTAGCGGTCTATGTGCAATAATAGAGCCGATACATCCCCTTAAACTGCCATCTGTTTTCAACGTAACAAATGACGCACCGAGCTCATCAAATACTGGCGGAATAACTTTTAGCTCAACTTGAGCGTCCAATTTTTTGTTGTTCAATCCCATTGCAATACTTTTGTAACAAACAGAAATCGCAAAAGGTGAAAAATATTCTTTTATAAATTCTGATTTTGTCATTTCTTGAAGCATCCACGCACCATAACCAACGACTCTATCTTTATCCGCAGTAACAGCAGCAGAGTTTGTCAACCCTATTCTGATGAAAGAGTATTGATTTGCTTTTGCAAAATCAACCGCCGCACATAACCCTGTTGAGCCACATGCCTGCTCAGATTGAAAACCTGATAAATCCTGTTGCTCAATCATTTCCGCCGTTATTTTATCAATTTTCTTTGCTTCTACATCTGTATGAAAATGACTCAAGTCAGTTGATATAACAAAGGCATTTTCTTCATCTTTATAATATTTTTTTATAATGTTTGATATCTTCTCAACTTGATTACCGGAAGCCAATACAGGAATAATCCGAACATCCTCATACAGATATTGAATAAAAGGTATTTGAACTTCAATTGCGTGCTCTTTTTCAAAAGGAATATCTGAAACTTGAGCACCAAAATGCTTTACTATATCTGCAACTATATCTTTATTTACAGGAATTGTACCCAATGGTGTTTTAAAAAAATCATAAGAACACAATGTAACTTCATCAATCGGAACATAATGAACGGGTGAAATTATAAAAATATTTTTTATAGTTTTTTTCAAACATTGATAACCTTTTGCCGCCAAAGCTCCTGAAAATACATACCCCGCATGAGGAACTATAATAGCTCTTGACTCTACATCATATACCTTTTCATGAGAAAAAATAGTTTTTAATTGAGATAAAAGTTCTTTTTTATCCTCAAAATAGAATGTCCCCATTGCAGAAGATTGTTTAATTTTTTCCATAATAAATCACCGATTAAACCAATTACAAAATACATAATTAGCATTATAATATATTTTATGAAATACGAAAATAGCCTTACTTCTAATAAAGTTCAATGCACTCTTTGTCCCAGAAATTGCACACTTGGTGATGGACAAAGAGGATTTTGCTATGTCAGACAAAACATAAACGGCAAAATCAAACTTACAACCTACGGCTACACAACAGGACTCGCAATAGACCCGGTTGAAAAAAAGCCGCTTTACCATTTCTACCCCGGAAGCAAAGTATTATCTTTCGGCACAATTGGTTGCAATTTGGGCTGCAAATTTTGCCAAAATTACACAACAACAAAAGCAAAAATCGACCCGACCCTTCTTCAAAAAGCCTCCCCCATTGAAATTGCAACAATGGCAAAAAAATATGGTTGCAAAAGCGTAGCATTTACATATAACGACCCCGTGATATTTTTTGAATACGCAATTGATACAGCTAAAGAATGCAAGAAACTCGGAATAAAAACAATAGCCGTAACTGCAGGCTATATAAACCCCGAACCTAGAGAAAAATTTTTCAAATATATAGATGCTGTAAATATTGACCTCAAGGCATTTTCAAACGATTTCTATAAAAGAAATTCATTGGTCACGTTCCCACCCATTCTTGATACAATAAAATACGTAAACAAAAAAACAAACTGTCACCTTGAACTTACAACCCTTATTATTGAAGGGGAAAATGACTCAGAAACTGAATTGAAAAACGAATTTAACTGGATAAAAAATGAACTCGGAGAAAATATTCCGCTTCACCTTAGTGCGTTTTTCCCTTGCTACAAATTTGAAAATCATAAACCAACTTCACCACAAAGACTTATTAAATCATATAATTTTGCCAAAGAAGCTGGCTTAAACTACGTATATACAGGCAATCTTCATCACGAAAAAACATCAACTACTTATTGCAAAAACTGTAAAAAAGAACTTATAATCCGTAATCAATATATAATAAAAAGCTACAATCTCGATTATGACGGCAAATGCAAATTCTGTGGGACTAAATGCGACGGTTTATTTTAAAAAAGAGCGGAACATATCCGCCCTTTAATATTTATTTATTATTTAAAAACTTCTGAACTTTGGTTTCCATCGACTCAACCTTCATTTTCCATTCCCCTTGAGAATTTTTCCCGATGATAAAATACGCCGGCAAACTATAATCACTTGCCGAAGCCTTTCGCATTGCAGTAACCTTGTAATCTACACCATCTTTTGTAACTTTTATATCAGAATATGAATTACTGTATTTTACGATTTTACCAACTTTCATACCTAAACTTGCCTCTTTTTTGTATTTTGCAAAAGGGACATTTACAGCCTGCTTTGTTCCATCTGGCTTTATTACAATACGGATAATTTTCGGATTAGGTACAAAAAAGCTAAAGAAATTTGAAGAATAGCTGTTGCCCGCTTGAACATACTTATTGAAAAACTGCAAAACAGAAGCTGATTCATCATTAGCAATAGCAAAAGACATAAAAGTACCAATAATTAATGCAAAAAGTAATAATAATATTTTTTTCATTAAAGCCCCCTAATAGCCATATAAACATTATCTTTTATAAACTCTTTTTTGAAAGACTTAGCCATTTTAACATATAAAGAGACAGCCTTCAAGACTGCCTCTTTTCGTGTTTATTTGAAATTTAAATTACTCAATGGTAAAATCAGGAGCTCCGAACATACCTTCAATTTCTTCTAAGATAGCAGAAGGTTTGCGAGCATTGTTCTTTTGAGCAGCTCTTCTTTGAGCTTCTTTATCCTTTTCTTCTGACGCATTTGTCAAATGGTAATAACCTGTACCTGCAGGTATTAATCTACCGATGATAACGTTTTCTTTCAATCCTCTTAAAAGATCACGTTTGCCATCAACAGCAGCCTCAGTCAAGATTCTTGTTGTTTCTTGGAAAGAAGCAGCAGAGATGAAACTTTCAGTATTCAAACTTGCTTTTGTTATACCAAGCAATACAGCTTCGTATGTAGCAGGTTGACCTTCAGCTTCAATAGCCAACTTATTTTCTTCTTCAACAATTTTCAAATCAAGGAATTCGCCTGGGAGCAATTTTGTATCACCTGATTCAACAATTTTGACTTTCTTAGTCATTTGCTTAACGATAACTTCGACATGCTTATCAGCGATTTCAACGCCTTGAGAACGATATACACGTTGAACTTCATCAACCAAATATTGTTGAGCAGCTGACGCTCCGTTCAATCTGATGACATCATGAGGGTTCAACGGACCACTTGTTAAAGGTTGTCCGGCTGTAACCTCTTGCCCGTTAGCAACGATGATTGTAGAATCGATAGAAAATTTAATTTCGTATTTTCCATTGTCATTTACAATAAACAATCTAGGAACATCATCTTCGATTTCAATATGTGCGACACCGTCGATTTCAGCAAGAATAGCACAATCTTTAGGCTTTCTACCTTCAAGCAATTCTTCAACTCTCGGAAGACCTTGAACGATATCACCAGTTTTTTGTCTTTCAAATACCAATGTAGCCAAGAAATCACCACGTAGAACCAATGAACCATTGTTTACTTGAAGCATAGTTCCGGGGCTAATCAAATATGGGCGGCCTGTTCTTATTGTGACTGACGCCTTATCAACAGCAACAACCATACCTGAAATATCAGATTGTTCACCAGATTCAGAAAGTACAGAATCCATTTTGATAAATTGTCCGACTTCAACAATCGGTTTAGTTTTTGTTGAAATTGTTTCTTCATAGTTGTCAGAGATTAGAAGCAATCTTCTAAGGTCTTGAGCTGCACCCTTAATGCTTGCAACACCATCATTTACAGCCAAAACTTGAGTTTTAGCAACAGGAGTTTTTGCATCAATTATTTGTCCGTCTTGAACCAACAATTCAGTTTGCATTGAAGCTTTGGTCTTAGATGAACCTTCGATTTCTCTTCTTACAATCAATGTTTCAAGAACAACAACTTTTAAGTTATTATCCTCATCCAATTCAACCATACCTTTTAAGTGACTCAAGAAGCCTTGCATTTGAAGGACCAAGCTTGTTCTTGTAAGAACTGCACCATCCAAGTTTCTTACTCTTGCACCATCTTTGAATTGCAATTGAGTAACTGGAACAATGTCAATTGATTCATCAGTTGTGTTGAAATCAATAGAAACATCTTTTGGTTGAACATCAAATTTTTGAACAGGTCTTACTAAAATTTGGATAGGTTTATTTGAAATTTCTTCTTCATCAATAGTAGAAACATCAATATCTTCATCTAGATCATCAATTTCCATATTGTCATTATCTGAATCCAAAATAGTCACAATTGATAACTCTTTCGCTTTAACTTTAGGAGCGATTTGAGTACCGGCTTCAACAATCTCACCTTCATCGACTTTTAAATCGTTGATGTTTGACAATGTATAAACTTCGCCTGGTCTGATTACAACTTCGTGAATAATGTCATTGAATTCTTTTATTTCAACAATACCGTCAATGTGAGAATATAAATCCTTAACAATTTCGGTACCGGCTGTTACAAAAGTACCGGATTCAACCATTTTCAAAGCTGAATCTTTATTCAACTGATGTATTTCATCAGGAATAAAAATTACTTCGCCGGGTTTTGTTACGATTTGATTTTCATCAACTTCAACGCCGTTGTATCTAATTTCACCACTTGAAGCAACACTGTTTTCTTCATCGACAAGTTCTGCAATAATCATACCGTTTTCCACTGTTGTATCAACTGGAGATTTAACGATATATTTTTCGCCTGTAGCTTCAACTGTCCATAATTGTTCTTTTTTTGTATTTTCAAATACTGCGTTAGATGGCGTGATTGAAGCAATGACAATAGTTAATTCTTTACCTTTAACTATTTTTTTGATTTTTTTGCCTTCGAATTTAATTTCTTCAACAATTAAATTATCACCAACTCTAACTTCACCACCGTGTTCAGAAACGGTCATAATTTCGGCTAATTTTTCACCTGTTTTAATTTTTTGAGAATCTTCAACCAAGATTTTAGCACCACCCGGAAGATTATAAACGTCGCCGCCTAAAACCCAAATTATAC is from Candidatus Gastranaerophilales bacterium and encodes:
- a CDS encoding aspartate 1-decarboxylase, with amino-acid sequence MLLEFIYSKIHRATVTDANLNYVGSITIDAELLNAANLSEGQKVEILDINNGERFQTYIIAGKKGQRDICLNGAAARKVAIGDKVIIVAYAAMTPEEAKTFKPTIVHVDENNNIKA
- the amrB gene encoding AmmeMemoRadiSam system protein B, with the protein product MEKIKQSSAMGTFYFEDKKELLSQLKTIFSHEKVYDVESRAIIVPHAGYVFSGALAAKGYQCLKKTIKNIFIISPVHYVPIDEVTLCSYDFFKTPLGTIPVNKDIVADIVKHFGAQVSDIPFEKEHAIEVQIPFIQYLYEDVRIIPVLASGNQVEKISNIIKKYYKDEENAFVISTDLSHFHTDVEAKKIDKITAEMIEQQDLSGFQSEQACGSTGLCAAVDFAKANQYSFIRIGLTNSAAVTADKDRVVGYGAWMLQEMTKSEFIKEYFSPFAISVCYKSIAMGLNNKKLDAQVELKVIPPVFDELGASFVTLKTDGSLRGCIGSIIAHRPLIADLINNASAAAFQDPRFAPLTEDEFDNLDISISLLSAPMKIEFSGEQDLLQKIKPFEDGIIIKDGAHQAVYLPSVWEQLPEKVMFLNSLKQKAGLRPDYFSKTFEAYRFSAIHIDG
- the amrS gene encoding AmmeMemoRadiSam system radical SAM enzyme, translating into MKYENSLTSNKVQCTLCPRNCTLGDGQRGFCYVRQNINGKIKLTTYGYTTGLAIDPVEKKPLYHFYPGSKVLSFGTIGCNLGCKFCQNYTTTKAKIDPTLLQKASPIEIATMAKKYGCKSVAFTYNDPVIFFEYAIDTAKECKKLGIKTIAVTAGYINPEPREKFFKYIDAVNIDLKAFSNDFYKRNSLVTFPPILDTIKYVNKKTNCHLELTTLIIEGENDSETELKNEFNWIKNELGENIPLHLSAFFPCYKFENHKPTSPQRLIKSYNFAKEAGLNYVYTGNLHHEKTSTTYCKNCKKELIIRNQYIIKSYNLDYDGKCKFCGTKCDGLF
- a CDS encoding DNA-directed RNA polymerase subunit beta'', coding for MDTLIHKKKSFDFINKQMNKGSLKNLLAQVYLEFGGAKTADLANSLKNLGYRFATKAGTTITITDLSVPAVKKDLLAQAEKEIEKSTHRYLKGEITEVERYTKVIDTWSETTAKLTESVVENFDRLNPVYMMAFSGARGNLSQVSQLVGMRGLMADAQGQIIDLPIKSNFKEGLSVTEYIISSYGARKGLVDTALKTADSGYLTRRLVDVAQDVIIRDIDCGTDRAIKMSAISDGEKIVAPLTDRLLGRTIAEDIKDAEGNVIVAKGTTLDRMDVKKVEPLNLKELLVRSPLTCELEYGICQKCYGWALTTQKMVDVGEAIGIIAAQSIGEPGTQLTMRTFHTGGVFKGSGAMKQIIADEDGEITSKIAFKELRTRHGDDVQVCLQESDIELKGAKKTYKYHIPAGAILHISKGLNVKKGDKLADFEPTSQGDGSRLTEKATKDITTDLGGEVVFQDFIADEKKDRQGNISRTANKNGIIWVLGGDVYNLPGGAKILVEDSQKIKTGEKLAEIMTVSEHGGEVRVGDNLIVEEIKFEGKKIKKIVKGKELTIVIASITPSNAVFENTKKEQLWTVEATGEKYIVKSPVDTTVENGMIIAELVDEENSVASSGEIRYNGVEVDENQIVTKPGEVIFIPDEIHQLNKDSALKMVESGTFVTAGTEIVKDLYSHIDGIVEIKEFNDIIHEVVIRPGEVYTLSNINDLKVDEGEIVEAGTQIAPKVKAKELSIVTILDSDNDNMEIDDLDEDIDVSTIDEEEISNKPIQILVRPVQKFDVQPKDVSIDFNTTDESIDIVPVTQLQFKDGARVRNLDGAVLTRTSLVLQMQGFLSHLKGMVELDEDNNLKVVVLETLIVRREIEGSSKTKASMQTELLVQDGQIIDAKTPVAKTQVLAVNDGVASIKGAAQDLRRLLLISDNYEETISTKTKPIVEVGQFIKMDSVLSESGEQSDISGMVVAVDKASVTIRTGRPYLISPGTMLQVNNGSLVLRGDFLATLVFERQKTGDIVQGLPRVEELLEGRKPKDCAILAEIDGVAHIEIEDDVPRLFIVNDNGKYEIKFSIDSTIIVANGQEVTAGQPLTSGPLNPHDVIRLNGASAAQQYLVDEVQRVYRSQGVEIADKHVEVIVKQMTKKVKIVESGDTKLLPGEFLDLKIVEEENKLAIEAEGQPATYEAVLLGITKASLNTESFISAASFQETTRILTEAAVDGKRDLLRGLKENVIIGRLIPAGTGYYHLTNASEEKDKEAQRRAAQKNNARKPSAILEEIEGMFGAPDFTIE